The DNA window AGGTGATGCCTGGCTGATAGTCTTTCTCCAACTTGATGCACGCATCTCTGATGGCCAGGAGCTCGTAGTGCAGAATCTACACAGAAGAACATTGTTTATTAGTACTCAAGCTGATATAGTTAATTTTAtagaaaaatgctaaaatgcacTTTGCCAACATCACATTATTATGCAAATTAATTCATAAGATATTATGcatgtttacatattttggaCAATCCAGTGGCATTAAGTATATCAACCATCAAAGGACTCAGTTTCAACTACCATGACGCCATATTACCTGCGGCAACTGTCCCTCAGGAACGCCATCTCTGTAGAAAATGATCCTGGTGGGCTTGAACCGGGTTGATTTGTAGAATTGAATTAGCAGTTCGCGCACCATGTAAGACAAATCTTCAATGATCTCCTGCCTGGGTCTCTGGACTCGCACTGTGGCACAGTATCTGCTGGGATGAGCATCCATACTGCCTACCAcctggaagagagaggaggaagggagtgTCAGAGTTATACAGTCAGGTCAGGGTTATGGATTTGATTCCCACTGGTAACACATATGCAAAAAAAGTGTGGCATGGGGTATTATAAGGTGCTTTGCATAAAGGCATTCATCAAATGTATGAtggagaaacaaagaaaatcatgTTAGTGGACTACATCTCAATCTACTTAGTGTCTTTGAGTAGGACTCAATAAGACTTTTCACTTATTTGAAAAACTATGCAGTAGTTGTAGCATTGTTCTCCAAATTTTAATCAGACATTTAGGCAGCATAGTACAGATATTCTGTTACGTATTATTCTTCAGTTTCCGCATTGTGAATAATCAGTTTACAGacgaaatataaaaaaagaagcatacgaaacaacaaaatatgttccagacaaatatataaaaatgaaaaatacttaaaatgagCTGCCCTGCAATAACAGCATTCACACTGCAACAGTTTCATTGTCCTTTCACTGTTATCAGTAGTTTGTCCCAATGTGTATATTTGTACGTTAGCATCCCCCAGAGGCTGCCACTGGGAAGTGTGGGAGGCTCAACATCAACCTTTCATTTTTCTTCCCTCAAATCCTTATACtacaatcataatttttttataCCAGTTTTCTCCTCAGTTAGGAGGATCAACACAGACgcactctcctctctcatcctctctgtgtgtgactcAATCGTTTGTCATAATTGCTAGGCAACAACACAGCCAACCACAGCCAAGCTGAGGTCAAGGGCGGACGAGGGTTGACGTCATTTCCTTTTTGAACGTGAGTCAGTGATGAGCCATTTGTTTGCCTTTATCCCTCACCAACTCCtcttttcatgctttttttctctttgttcagcCTCATTTATTATGTATCCGattctaaatgaaaagtcagattGACTGCAGACGTTTCTCATGAAATGGACTTTTAAAGCAGGGTGCGTCTGGGCATTTACCACTAATTTAATGCATCAGAATAGAAACAAGTTGGTGTTGGTCATTGTAAGTGTTATGAATGGCCTGAGAGTACATAATACTTAGTAAAGCTGTAaataagggctgcaactaatgatggTTTTAATGAAAATGCCAAAATCTATTACAAATGCCCATCCCCCAAATTACCAGAGCCCTTGGCAATGAATTCATCTCATCTATCGAACAAACATAACAGTATTTCCCCATTTCTATTGTGCATTCATGTTACTAGTCCAAATTTTCTGACAAATACTCACATATAAGCTGAATGTAGTGACGTTTGCTCTACAGTGTTTTAATTAACTTTTCGTGTTCAAGATTAAAAGGTGTTAAAGCTCTTCTGCCTCAGACCTACTATTTATGGTTGCGGGATTCTTCTCTTTCCAGCATTGCTGTGGCCATAACCACCCagtgccactgtcaccaagcaACCACCACCATGTACATTTGCTTTTCTATGAAATCGTGAGGTCGTTTGCATTATTTACATGCCCTTGTTTTTTGATTTGCCTCTAAAAAAAGGAGTGACCCTGCCAACTTAGCATCTGGACTGCCATCACATGCTTTACTTTACATAACTATATACttataaatagataaattaaaaaaaaaggtttttatggCTTTGAAAAGGattgaaaaagagagaacaaggTTCAAATCCCTGTGTTGGCAACCATCCATTGCTCTTAAAAGATTGCTGAATTTGAAACAGTGAACAGAACCTGCCTGACATTCATGCTGATCAATTATGTGAAATGTATAAATGAATTACTTTGACTTGTTGGTGCATCCATACCAAGTGGCAGCCTAGTGCCTTAAGCTGCTGTTCCTCTTATAATGGCCACTACTATAGacctaaaaaaaacctgaatgTATTGAAGTCAAAGAAAAATACTTCTCTTGAACAAGAAAGTCAATATATTTCCCAACAAGAAATTAGGGGCTTAAAAGCTGATTTCTCTTCTTCTAATTTGTGTCTTGGTGGCAGTTTTAGAGTTATACTAAAACATAACAAGAAGTATGTTGTATCTCAGCCAGTCCACTTAGACCAAGTCTGGATTTTCTGGCTCCAGTACCTGACAAAGATGGCGATAAACAGCAAACCCAAGCCCAGTCTTTAAAACATCCCTGCAGAAACCTATGGGTAATGTCAAACCTGTTGTTTTTCTACAGCCTATGATCTTTAAACAATAGACATATAATAATTACACAATCTATTGATGCAACTAACACTTATTTCCTATATCAAATAACCTGGACTTTgttttgattaatcaaataatcatttaGTCTCTAAATAACAAGTAATAGAgacaaatgcccatcacaagttacCAGAGCCAAAGTGTTCCCCACACATGGGCTTAACCTGCATGCCTGGATTTGACAAGTGGCCTGACATTGTGTGACACGCAGTAGTTGCACATTCCCTTCCTTTTCCTGAGATTGTGTTCAAGGTCAACTTGGTGTTGTTTAATGAAGGCGTTATTTCTGAGACttacagcagtaatggagggcTTCTTGCCATCTCCAGCAGGGGGGTGTGTGACGTCTGCTCCCAGGAAGATAACCGGCTGCTGAAATACTGCTGACCTGAGAGAGCGAATGGAGGAGGAGATGCAAATTACACTTGCTCATAAAAGGCAGTGCAGGGTTGCTTTTGAGGAGTTGTATTTCCATCACAGGCTGAATACTGAGATGggtcaatatacagtatgtcatccaGCAGGACTTTGTGGGCTTCAAATACTTAAACTTAAATCGTAACGTGTAAGTTGTTGCAATAGGATACCAAATACACTTTTAATAAGGAGACCAAATAAAGGACAATACAAAATTTGCATCTCAGGTGAAAGACTCATGAATACAAAATCTACTTTTTTACAGTAAGGAAGGTATAATTTTATGGTTTAACAGTCAAATGGAAAAGTTGCAGTCCCAGGTCTTGAAATGCCCAGCAATAACCTGTGGCAGCAGTCTGGCATGAATGGGTTACACAAGCGTCAAACACCTGTTAATATATGACAGTGAATTATCAAAATTCTTACTGTTGTCCTAAACTAATTCAAAAGCAGTCCAAACAAAATCTCACCGTTGGTGAGGTACAAGGATGTTGTTGATGCCTCCCAGCTTCACGTTGATCTTGAGGCAGAGGTTGGAGAGGGTTTGAGGTGAGGTCTTCACCACGTTCTTTACCTGGACACACTGCGTGGCCATGCCCAAGAGGGTGTCTCCCACACGCTTTACCTCCGCTAAAGGGGGCAGTTTGGAGATGAACATAAAGAACACCATGATGCTAAAGGACTGTAGCATTTTAAGAATTTCAGCTTTTCAATAGTCTGTCTTGATTCTTCTTGAGGATGCTTAACAGCAGAGTATGTCATATGTAGTATTTAGATGGTTTTGTGGTTCATCATGACAAACAGGgtatatctaaaaaaaaaaaaaaatctctctctctctctctctctcatatatatatatatatatatatatatatatatatatatatatatatatatatatatatatatatatatatatatatatatatatatatatatatatatatataaaaatcataGCCTACCATAGACAGGAGTTTTTCCTGGCAGAATGACAATAATGAGCTGTAGTCCAGAGTAGGTGTTCTTCAGGTGTCTGAACATGGGCTCCACGCTGTCTGCTCCCTGGGCGTATTTACAAAAGCATGGCTGGCCCTGAATTGGCATCCCAGCATCCTTAGAGATTTTACGCAGCTGGTCTGTGAAGTTCCTGAGAGGAAACCAGAGTATTAAAAATCATCAAGCTAagaattttcatattttactgttgtcttGCACTGTATCCCTGCCCTGTCATTAGGAAATATTATTGATTATATTATAAAAGAAAGTAATCAGTTTTTGAGATACCAAATGTAGGCTAAATATGGCGAAAATGATTTAATTCCCTCCTAAAAATTAATTCCCACTGTTATTACTCATTAATACTTACTTGAGCACCTCTTCTCTGCACTGTTTCTGTGGGGCAAAGCAGGCAATCGCCCACACTTTGATCTCGATGCCATTATAAAACTGCTTCCCCCTCATGTCCCACACTCCCTGGTTGGGGGTAGCTATGGCACGGTTCTGTGTAAGAGAGGACCAGAGGAGATAAAGTGTAAACCAAGATCAGATCTACAGCAAAAATATGTACAGGACTGTGTGTGAAAAACTGCAACTTGAAGGATTTTTGTTTGGAGTGTCCCTACTTCCAAACTCCCTCATCATAactcaaaaacagatttttttaaataataaattaaccaTGTATTACCCGTCCTCCATACTGCAGGATAGGGGCTGGAAGCACCCTGCCCGTCACCTCAGCCATGTCATCCTTCACCTTGATCCCAAACTCTTGGATGTATGGGTCCAGGTTGAAGTTAGCATTCTTCATCTGTGGACCGTAAAGGACATtcatcatctcatctcatctcatctcttcAAATCACAGTCATACATTTCTATACACTGTTGTTACATCAGCCTCTACCCACCAGCTGTCTCTACAACTCACCAGCCTGCTGATCTCCTCTTGTCTGTCGGGTGCGGAGCGAGCTGTGGCTTTGATCATAGTCGAGGTCTGATTATCTGTCAGTTTCTTGATGCATCGTTGACCTGCTACAATGTTACAAACCTGGAACAAGCAAATCCAGTCATTAGGGTGTAAACATTGGTTACTCACATGTACTAATACTGGATATATCTCAAAATAGTCAGTGTACAAGGTGTTTTACACTGCTCTTTATTTGATAattctttaaatgaaaataaactcagTTATTGTATCACAGTTAAATCATCTTTGAACCCTTCCTCACCTCCAGGGGCAAGTAGGTGTGCTTCTGCTCCTGCCCCACCTGTAGACAGGGTAGGTGGGGGTATTTTAGCTGCAGGTTGTACTTCTGCTTGAAGTACTGGGCTACTGTACATTCTACTGTCTGCCCACTTTCGAGCTGAAGGGGAAACCTGgtagaaaagacaaaaaacatgaacTACTGTATGATCTGGTAAAAAGATAAAGAAGTTGCCTTTGATTTTCAGTGGATACACCCCTGCATGGTCATGTATGTGTGGCACATCAGTGACAAATGTTATTGTCATCGCAATGCATCACTGGCCAGCTCCTGATTTGCGGATTCGTCCAGGCTgatgttaaaattttattaaaagTAATGACAATCACAACTTATCAGACTCCAAAGTAATGTATTAAAACCGCGTTAAAATGGGTGGATATTAAATAGAGAAAAGAAGAGCAAGCAATTCTTACTTTgtcaggctgtaaacatgtttgttttaattttttaaccaAACTTCTAATATGTCAAACAACTTATTCATATGATGTATCATTTCAgtactaaaactaaataattttGGATAAAATACTGATACCTCTTATATACTTATTTTTATAAAGAGGTACCTTTGTTACTAGATAATGGGGCATTTCCAACGCTGAAACCTAGGGGACTGAGAATCTTTAATATCAGTAACTTTACCTGCGTTTCAACTGCAGGAACTACGGATTAATATATTTCCTCTAGGAGAGTTCCAGGTGCCAAGAAAGTGCCAAAAAAAGAGTcagataaagagagacagagggaaaggcAGTCGAGGGGGGCTagtgagtgaatgagagagggagtggcaatgaaaaaacaaagagagtgAACAAGAGAGACAAAACTTTAGCAAAAAGAAATAACCATAAAACACTCAGTAGTGTCAACTGTGGAGACAGGCGTTCTGGAGTTTTCAGTATCCTTTTCTACCTCTGCATGTCTCCTTTTCACTGATTTTCATTCCAGTCATTCACACATTTGAATCATGCAAAAGTAACTATAGAGAACAACAGGGtgactctgttgttgtttcctcatgtgtgaaaaatgcatttcaaatgcACGTAAACCATCGTTTTCTGTCACTGTTCTAATTTGCTTTATCTTCATGGTTCCTCAGATGCGGTGGAAACGCAAACAGGAAAGTGCAAAGCTGAATTTACAGCTCGTAGTTTAGTTCCGGAAATGTGTTCCTGCGGCTCTTTAGTACCTGGCACAATTTGGTCAAGCTACAAGATGATCTTTATGGCAAACTGGTTATTCATATCTACGTAGATTATTCAAATCCACAGAGCCAATTCGGGGCATATCCTAATAATGTAGATGTATGCATAAAGATAAACAGTGGgtgtatgtgtatttaatgTCCATAGCAGTCATACATGCGGTTGGCTGCTTATTGTAAGTCACTtacaaaagcatctgccaaatgaatgtaatataatgtaatttacTGCTCTCTGTGTACTTACGTCTGGTGGCTGGCAGGTCGTCGGGTGACATTGCATACACGATACTTCCTCTTCATTTGGCCACAGTGGGTCACCTCCACCTTCAGGCCTGGTAATGCCACCAAGAAATGGGGTACACAAGCAttaacacaaacagacatgatAATTAAAAGCAAAGTAATTAAAAGAGCTTCTCGTGAAATAACAAAGCACCACAATCACAAAGTTAAAAGGTTTAAATGTCCCTGATAAAAAATGGCAGTAACTTATGTATAAGATCCAGGaagattttaaaatgcatttgcaaGGTGTAAAGTGAGCAAAGAATCTTTAGACAGGGGCACGAAATTGtaaatttattttcttgttaagGGCTTATCACTGTGTTTTTGGAAGGCACTTTCAAACTGGCCAGTAGCCCACCTTTAATTTCCTTCGTGAAGCGGACCCTTTGCGAGTCAGTGAGAGTCTTAGGCTGCTCATCAATATTGCGAATGTCCAAAACCTCACACATGAATTCAATTACAGGCTGGGCTTTGTAGAAGGCCGTGGCGGACactagagggagacagagaacaGCAATAAGTCCATACATGTCAGAAGAACAACTTAACAAAAGATGCATGATGTCCACAATTTTGATGAGCCTTTACGTCACCATTTAAGGCATTTATTAGAGCCAAATTAATGTTACAAGCAGCCAATACAAAAGGAGAGCATCAGCCTATACTTATGATAtcataattataaataatataatgattGGTCATTCAAATCCTCTTTGGTTCCAGAGTAAATTTTACTTTTCACCATTTCTGTCTCACTGTTTCTGCCTAGTCATGCAATGTCAGTAAAAAATTATGAGATCACTGACTACACACACTCTGGTGAGCATGTCTTCAGTGACTCACCATCAATATTAAGCATCATCTTCCACATGGCGGGGCGCACTGACTGGTGGAAGCCAAACCAGACTTCCCTCCCCCCACCCAGTGGGTGGTAGTATCCTTCAGGTGGGGAGAAAAATGAGCGGCCCACTGGTGTGTACCTAattggaggaggtggagaggtaAAATGATGAATGTGCAAAATGACTTGACTGAATTCAAAGCATGACCTCAGTGTGACTTCATGTCCAGTAAAGTTGTCATCTCATGTAGGAGGCTTCAGAATAAGTAAACTCTTAAAAGGATTTgtaaccattaaaaaaaatagaaaacctGCATGGAAAAACACCAAAATGGGAGTTATAAAAGGAACagtgctgtattttttttctgaaaacagaccaaaaaaaTCGGGAAACATTATCACTGTACCCCCCCAGTCAACaccacctacatcagaatgttgtttgttgattttagCTCAGCATACAACACAATCTTTCCCATGAAACTAATTGGAAAACTTAGCAccctgggcttgagtaccacactctgtaattggtTATTGGATTTCCTCACAACAGACCGCAGACAGTTCGGGTTGGCGGTCATACCTCTTCCACTCTAGTGTGCAACACCGGAGCccctcagggctgtgtgctcagccccctcctgttcacactgtacGCCCATGACTGCAACCCCCGACATGGACACAAGatgtgaagtttgcagatgacaccaccatcatcggctGGATttcaaacaacgatgagacACGGtacacagagaacaacctactgctcaacgtctgcaaaaccaaggagctgatcgttgattttaggaaaaaggaggcagtcggtggagctgaggtggagtaggtgaatagttttaggttcctgggaatcagcatcacagaaaacctgacatggtcctttcacatctccaccctggtcaagaaagctcagaaacggctgtatttcttaaggaaataTAAGAAGGCCTGTGCtaagttcttattaacttttatagaggagaaatacaaagcatcttgactggaaacatcacaaactggcatgggatgtggaTGTGTGACTCTGACCCCTGGAGCCAGGGTCCGAAATTAACACCCGCCAAGCGCCAAATGCAGGTAGATTTTCCATTCTAAATCTCAGAAGGCTATCTACCATACTGgcgggtaaatgtttgtaccaaagtCATGTAATaaactatgctgagagtctctaccgtgttttggtgtcatttacggGCCGTTTCTGTCTCCTGCGTCggagtttgacacacacacacttacacatacacaatcatatgTGTTTTTACGCACGTCTAAACAGTGCCGCGAAACTGACCATCTGGAGCTCTCATGCCAAAGCGTCCAGTtacactttcaaaataaagcttgctgagaaacatttaaGGTgatggtcgcagtttggtttaggcctgttttatacagtctatggtttagGCACCAacactacttggttaggtttaggaaaagataaTGGTCAGGGTAAAAGTGGGTTAAAACAATCAAAGTTGACTGTTGGTTTCAATGAACCTCGGTCTCCTGTGTGAAGGTCTTTACTTGtatgtttgatccttaagtacatttaacagcaaatacttcagtagaattttgagttgtattcaggcttgaattgattaaccGTTGAtctatatattaaaataattttgctctggcctcttctttaagttagtattcaacataataccttattatctcaatgaaatgtactaaaatgaatgtatatgtgacacaatttattattttggccggtaaaaaatatgcttggccggtggattttttcatctaccattggccggtgagtcaaaaagtaCATTTCGGACACTGCGATGCAGTTAACAAAAAATTTACTTGGCAAAAACATGACTTTCCAATCTGCAAGATGTATATGCACATAACTCTTAGAAATAACTGATTATCTAACTAAACATATGATAGGGGTGttgcagtatgtgtatgtgtgtgtgtttttgtctgtactGGTGTGACTAAGAGAGAAAGGGTTCCTATGGTGTACCTCATAGAGGCCAGGTGGCGCATGGCCACATCCAGGGCTTGAACCGAGTCGAGGGGGACCTGCA is part of the Siniperca chuatsi isolate FFG_IHB_CAS linkage group LG9, ASM2008510v1, whole genome shotgun sequence genome and encodes:
- the ago1 gene encoding protein argonaute-1, producing the protein MEPGPSGAVPMGVFPPPLQQVFHAPRRPGMGTVGKPIKLLANYFEVEIPKMDVYHYEVDIKPDKCPRRVNREVVEYMVQHFKPQLFGDRKPVYDGKKNIYTVLALPIGSEKVDFEVTIPGEGKDRIFKVSIRWLAKVSWRLLQETLVSGRLQVPLDSVQALDVAMRHLASMRYTPVGRSFFSPPEGYYHPLGGGREVWFGFHQSVRPAMWKMMLNIDVSATAFYKAQPVIEFMCEVLDIRNIDEQPKTLTDSQRVRFTKEIKGLKVEVTHCGQMKRKYRVCNVTRRPASHQTFPLQLESGQTVECTVAQYFKQKYNLQLKYPHLPCLQVGQEQKHTYLPLEVCNIVAGQRCIKKLTDNQTSTMIKATARSAPDRQEEISRLMKNANFNLDPYIQEFGIKVKDDMAEVTGRVLPAPILQYGGRNRAIATPNQGVWDMRGKQFYNGIEIKVWAIACFAPQKQCREEVLKNFTDQLRKISKDAGMPIQGQPCFCKYAQGADSVEPMFRHLKNTYSGLQLIIVILPGKTPVYAEVKRVGDTLLGMATQCVQVKNVVKTSPQTLSNLCLKINVKLGGINNILVPHQRSAVFQQPVIFLGADVTHPPAGDGKKPSITAVVGSMDAHPSRYCATVRVQRPRQEIIEDLSYMVRELLIQFYKSTRFKPTRIIFYRDGVPEGQLPQILHYELLAIRDACIKLEKDYQPGITYIVVQKRHHTRLFCADKSERIGKSGNIPAGTTVDTSITHPFEFDFYLCSHAGIQGTSRPSHYYVLWDDNRFTADELQILTYQLCHTYVRCTRSVSIPAPAYYARLVAFRARYHLVDKEHDSGEGSHVSGQSNGRDPQALAKAVQIHHDTLRTMYFA